One Capsicum annuum cultivar UCD-10X-F1 chromosome 2, UCD10Xv1.1, whole genome shotgun sequence genomic window carries:
- the LOC107861184 gene encoding zingipain-2 encodes MALKIDLMISNILILFFVVGIFNSQDAIARRQPKLSVSERHKQWMARHGRVYKDEAEKGKRLMIFKENLKFIESINKAGNLSYKLGINEFADITSDEFFAKYTALNMPSSHPSPSPMSSAEFMINDLTDDDIPSNLDWRDNGVVTKVKHQGQCGCCWAFSAVGALEGAYKLATGQLIELSEQELLDCTTNNRGCDGGYMTNAFEFIIQNGGISTRSNYPYQGQQYTCRSQEQTPAVKISGYQVVPESETALLQAVTKQPVSIGISTSQEFQFYRGGTYHGSCADRINHAVTVIGYGTDEQGQKYWLLKNSWGTNWGENGFMKIIRDTGNPGGHCDITKLSSYPII; translated from the exons ATGGCTCTTAAAATTGATTTGATGATCAGTAATATTCTAATATTGTTCTTTGTAGTTGGCATATTTAACTCTCAAGATGCAATTGCTCGCCGCCAGCCAAAACTATCCGTGTCTGAGAGACACAAACAGTGGATGGCGCGTCATGGACGCGTTTACAAGGACGAAGCAGAAAAAGGAAAACGACTGAtgatattcaaagaaaacttgaAATTCATTGAGTCAATCAATAAGGCAGGAAATCTGTCTTACAAGTTAGGCATCAATGAATTTGCAGATATTACTTCGGACGAGTTTTTTGCAAAGTATACTGCATTAAACATGCCTTCTTCACATCCATCACCTTCTCCAATGTCGTCGGCGGAATTCATGATCAATGATCTAACTGATGATGACATTCCGTCTAACTTGGATTGGAGAGACAATGGAGTTGTGACGAAAGTCAAGCATCAAGGTCAATGTG GATGTTGCTGGGCATTTTCTGCAGTTGGAGCGCTAGAAGGAGCCTACAAACTTGCAACAGGTCAATTGATTGAACTCTCTGAGCAAGAACTTCTCGATTGCACCACCAACAACCGCGGCTGTGATGGAGGTTATATGACCAATGCATTTGAATTCATCATACAAAATGGTGGAATTTCAACTCGATCAAATTATCCATATCAAGGTCAACAATACACATGCAGAAGTCAAGAGCAGACGCCGGCAGTAAAAATAAGTGGCTATCAAGTCGTGCCTGAAAGTGAAACAGCATTGTTACAAGCCGTAACCAAACAACCAGTGTCGATTGGAATTTCTACTAGCCAAGAGTTTCAATTTTACAGAGGAGGAACTTATCATGGTAGTTGTGCTGATCGTATTAACCATGCTGTAACGGTTATAGGGTATGGAACTGATGAGCAGGGTCAGAAATATTGGTTGTTGAAGAATTCATGGGGAACAAATTGGGGTGAGAATggatttatgaaaattataaGAGATACTGGAAATCCTGGAGGACATTGTGACATTACCAAGTTGTCTTCTTATCCAATCATATGA